Genomic segment of Desulfobulbaceae bacterium:
AAGACTTGTCGGCGAGATAGCAGTTAATTTTATATCGTTGATTAAAGGAATGTAGTTGTTTCCATAAGTCATCGTGCTTGACTGGCGTTCCTTCTCGGGTAGTCCAATCGTGTTGTTCCCACTGACTAATCCACCTCGACAGTCCATCTCGCAGATAGCCGGAAAACGTATAGACATTGATAGGCAGGGCATGGCGAATGGCTGCTAAACCGGCAAGGGCGCCATGGATATGCATTCGATTCGAGGTTGTTTGTGCTACAGTGCTGCATAACAGTTTTTTCTTGTCCCGGTAGCGAAGAATGACGGCCCAACTGCCTCTGTTAAGTTTTATTGAGTGTGCAACTGCAGTGTACAGATGGATAGCGTTGTTGTCCAATAGTGGCAGTGCTTCTCGGGGGACTGCATTTCTGGCGAGTTCATCGGCCAGGTTATTGAAATCGTTGTCGGCATGTCCTTTGACCCACTGCCAATCGATTGAATGTTTTTGGGCGGATTTTGTGAGTTCCTTCCATAAATCTTTGTTTTGAACGTCACTGCCAGCCATGGTCTGCCAGTCCGATTTCAGCCACTTCTCAAGCCACTTTGTGATCCCTTTTTGCAAATATTGTGAGTCAGAGTAGACTGTGGCGGAGCATTTTCCCGGGAGATGCTTTAGGGCTTCTATGGCGGCGAAGAGCTCCATTCGATTGTTGGTAGTGTGCGGTACACTGCCGGAAAGCTTTTGAACCTGCTGGTCGGGGTCAATGATTACGGCACCCCACCCACCGGGGCCCGGGTTTGGGGAACAGGCGCCATCAGTATAAACGATGTAATGTGGGAGTCCTGGCACTGTTTATTTGCTCACTTTAGCGATAAAGATATTTATGGTTTGCCAGTATTCAGGGAAGTTGTCAATGTCATTGTGTTTGGCATTTTTGATGGTGACATTTGTGACAGGCCCCTGCCATTTATTGGCAAGGTTTAAGGCATGTTGTTTGGGGA
This window contains:
- the rnhA gene encoding ribonuclease HI; amino-acid sequence: MPGLPHYIVYTDGACSPNPGPGGWGAVIIDPDQQVQKLSGSVPHTTNNRMELFAAIEALKHLPGKCSATVYSDSQYLQKGITKWLEKWLKSDWQTMAGSDVQNKDLWKELTKSAQKHSIDWQWVKGHADNDFNNLADELARNAVPREALPLLDNNAIHLYTAVAHSIKLNRGSWAVILRYRDKKKLLCSTVAQTTSNRMHIHGALAGLAAIRHALPINVYTFSGYLRDGLSRWISQWEQHDWTTREGTPVKHDDLWKQLHSFNQRYKINCYLADKSYPPCEVQEAKIIAQELLVDNEM